One genomic segment of Erythrolamprus reginae isolate rEryReg1 chromosome 2, rEryReg1.hap1, whole genome shotgun sequence includes these proteins:
- the COX17 gene encoding cytochrome c oxidase copper chaperone produces the protein MRQVKGMSNLASCDPAGLQAPAQAEQKPPPSLKPCCACPETKQARDACIIEKGEENCGHLIEAHKECMRALGFKI, from the exons ATGCGCCAAGTAAAAGGGATGTCGAACCTGGCCTCCTGCGATCCGGCGGGTCTCCAAGCCCCGGCTCAGGCGGAGCAAAAGCCGCCGCCTTCACTGAAGCCCTGTTGTGCCTGCCCCGAGACGAAGCAGGCGCGCGACGCTTG CATCAtcgaaaaaggagaagaaaactgTGGCCATCTTATCGAAGCTCACAAAGAATGCATGAGAGCTTTGGGTTTTAAGATATGA